AACATTGCAAGGGGATGGTGGGGCTTAACATCAAAATATCTAAGACAACCATCATTCCCTTCACTagaagaagggtcctaccagccctcagagcaataacaatagatgacgtggcactagaatatggaaccgctgTGAAATACTTCggggtcattttttacaccaagctcctatggacacaacacttcgactccatgaaaactagggccacgaggtccatcatggtatgcaaacgtctagctggggctgtagcccacatgtgctaagatggatgtataccatgatagtaaaacatATGATAATATATGACTCGATAGCCTaggcatcgagaacaactcgggcgacgacgagactaacaaaacttcagcgactggcatgcgtgtgcatcacgggagctatgcgcacatgccctacaacAGCGCTGAaagctatcctcgatctaaccccgctgcatatatcgatagagcagtcaACCAAGGGAACCCTCCTGAATATCGCCAAGGAGGGCTCaggcaaaggtaaagtcatatcatcccggaacatggaggaattgagagagatcccaatctctcaaatcccgagggatgatatcctcagggagatagtttttgagaaaaggtttaaagtagaactgggagatgGTAAATGGGAGGAAAGTagaattgagagcattcagcagctaaatagaatagtatggtataccgatggctcgaagacaccagaggggattggatctggtgTCGTTGTGCCCAGAGCGAAGATGTCAAcacccctgggagcatacccgagcacaaaatacaaatacaacGTATTCGCCATAATCCAGtgcgctgacctgaaccttcagcgcgaatactccaatgaaacaattgccatactcagtgacagtcaagCCGCCCTCAAGGCAATCTCAgcgtttgaaataaaatcagcactggtccttgagtgcgttgaaagctaaatcaactaggagcataCAACGAACTACTGCTgtcctgggttcctggccacaggggagttgagggtaacgagcaggcggacagcctggccagagaggcagcaacgactcGACCTATtggtcccgagccgttcctgtcagtaggcccgcaggaaattagggggcatctattagtattatttctttatttcagtctatggcatttaaagcccttaGTAGAAGAAAGAGAAAGGGAAGAACACtagcgcaatatgccaggcctgagacaatctaagttactgttacaactcgatatagggcattaataggcctctcgaaagataaccaaagaatcctaacggctattcttacaggacactgtataCTGagcagtcacatgcaaaagctgggtataatatcgaacaacacatgccgattttgtaatcgaacagcggagacggcggaccatatcctcctggagtgtgacgcaatctcaagacgtagggccagagcattctcacatcaaatccctcaagccaggtgaactgctagggttcatcagagatgtcggcttggatgaggtgctgtgaagtagCTTAGgccacaatagaccaatggtcgcagtgcgatcctcaattaattatctatctactTAAAATAGCAAATGATAATCCAACTAGTGATATCACATCAGCCATATGTTAATAATGGTTAATAAAGGATTTCACTCTCATCTaacatttatttactttttgtgGTTTTCTGTCTACTATGCTATCAATGTTCAGCTCCTCTGATGGCGCACTGTTGTCTGATATTTCCTGTTTTTCTAAACAGGGTTGAGTGAGGAATCTCAAGTGTCAGGCTTACCATGAATTTCTGTTATGTGGTTGATTTAGAATTTAATATGAATATTGTGCTTCAGCTTTAGGTTTGCATCATAGTATAATGAGCCTTTTATTCTTTTCATAACTTTCTTTCAGGATAGTCTTTCATTTTACATTTAATACCTTTGCTAATGCTTTATTAATATGTCAATTTCTTTTCCCTTTTTCCCAGATGCTCCATGGTGTGGTCATTGCAAAGCGCTTGCTCCCGAATACGCCAAAGCCGCACAAAATTTAAGCGAAAAAGCATCACCCATCAAATTGGGCAAGGTCGATGCTACTGTAGAAAGCGAATTGGCTGAACAATTCCAGGTACGCGGTTATCCTACATTAAAGTTCTTCCGTAGCGGCACCCCTGTCGAATATAGTGGAGGCCGTCAAGCAGCTGATATTGTCTCTTGGGTCACCAAGAAGACTGGTCCACCTGCAAAGGATTTGAATACAGTAGAAGAAGCTGAACAATTCTTAAAAGATAATGAAGTAAGTTTTATGAGTAATgtgcttatacatatgtataagattCCACATATTTAGAATTATCCaccatatatacttatatacactttttaaatttttcttcgtaGATCGCCGTTATTGGCTTTTTTAAGAACCAAGACTCCGATTCAGCCAAAGCTTTCGTTTCGGTTGCCAATGCACTCGATACTTTCGTATTCGCTATAACTGGCAATGATGATGTTATTTCCAAATACGAAGCTAAAGATGGTGCTGTTATACTCTTCAAACCATTCGATGACAAGAAATCTGTCTTCGAGGGCGAATCCgatgttgaaaatttgaaaaaattcgttCAAGTGCAATCCCTGCCGCTTATTGTTGAATTCAATCATGAATCGGCTTCCAAAATCTTTGGTGGTTCAATAAAAACTCATTTGTTGTTCTTTGTTTCGAAGGAAGCTGGTCATATTGAGAAACATGTCGACCCATTAAAAGATATTGCCAAGGATTATCGCGAAGACATTCTGTTTGTTACCATCTCAGCAGATGAAGAGGAACATCAACGCATTTTTGAATTCTTCGGCATGACCAAAGAGGAAGTACCCACAATTCGTTTGATACGCTTGGAAGAAGATATGGCTAAATATAAGCCAGAATCAAATGATATGTCTGCAAGCACAATAAAAGAGTTCTTACAGAAGTTTATGGACGGCAAATTGAAGCAACATCTGTTGTCACAAGAATTGCCCGAAGATTGGGACAAAAACCCTGTTAAAGTGCTGGTCGCTTCCAACTTTGATGATGTTGCGTTAGATAAGAGCAaggatgttttggttgaattctatGCACCATGGTGTGGTCACTGCAAACAATTGGCACCCATTTACGATCAATTGGCCGAAAAATTCAAGGATAATGAGGAAATCGTTATTGCCAAAATTGATGCTACTGCCAATGAATTGGAACATACTAAAATATCTTCATTCCCCACACTAAAATTCTACCGCAAGGGTGATAACAAAGTGATTGATTACAATTTGGACAGAACCTTAGATGATTTCGTTAAGTTCCTGGAAGCCGGTGGTGACGTGCCACCACAGGTAAATATATTGTATAGCAGAATTGATCAAAATAAGAAtttaatctataatataaaaataagtcgggttttccttcctgacgctataactccaggaCGCACGAACCGATATCCACggttcaggatcgacgcacagggtctcgagatataggccaaaacgtggacccgggtacccctagaatgtgttcatagaatatggataacaaataaaagctgttgatgaatgctttagtagagggtaattttcataccactgggttactagggtctcgagatataggccaaaacgtgggcccgtgaacgcctagatagtgtttttacattatgggtatcaaattgaagctgttgagtgctttagtacagggtagtttccatacctattggtgactagggtctcgagatataggccataacatggacccggatacccctagaatatgtgtgtattatggatatcaaatgaaagctctggctgagagctttaaagtaattttcattgtgatattcgatttagccgcatcaacctggcaaatctGATAAATAAGcgtgcgaagccgaaataaagacatgaatttataatacccacatacctatttacatacgtcctgttcgatttgcctgaaatttgtatttacgatgcttttttccgggaagtagaccagagacggactgggactgggattaggactaggactgagaatGAGACTCGGagttggactgggactgagactcggaatgggactggaacaaaatacatatcaccatctgggactggcaataagatatgaagaagaatgagaaaaacttgagagaagagaaaagagagaaggatactgagataaaatgagacgaagatggagatagatgaagcgaaaaatacggagggaggagtgaatacaataattaagaaaaagtgtagagaggcgagggcagagttagacggaaaaagtttcttaaaatgtatgcagatagaccaaatttagggcagaacaacgtctgccgggtctgctagtattacatattattaaaaataattttattttctttccaggcTAGTGAATCAGAAGATGAAGAAGTAGAAGAAAAACCTGAAGAGCACACAAAGGATGAGTTGTAAATGACATGAAGctacattttaaattaataagaACCGCAGCAATCAGAAGCAACAAAACATTACCACCATTTAAACATTGTTagtaaatattttacaaaaaaaaaaaaaaaactcaaaacaaATGCAACGCAACATTCTTACTTTAATGCAAAATGCATTTCTTCCTTCCTTTCTGCTGCATCATTGTAAGATTTCGTGCTCATTTACAAATTATTGAATTGTAAAATAGGAAACTCTCTTTTTTCTTATCAAAACCAACAATACAATAGCAACAGAAGAGCAACACCGTCAGCAGATCTTTATTTTTTAGTAATTacaataaatatttgtttgtatTACGTTTTAAGTAacttaaacaacaacaaaaaaaggattaacaaaaatttttgtatttttcattattttttataattgtgGTTActatataaatgaatttagtattttttcttactttaaaagaaaaaataaataaaatagacgGCGTTGACTTCAATGGGTGGTGGGTGGAGGAGGGGGGGATGGTAAAAATGTGTTGGCTCCTTCAGTTTGATACCAAAATGCCTTACGGAACTATGGGAAAAAATTGTTCCCAATTTAGACTAATGcatggcgctctcagaacaacacctaactTGGcactgaacatatacccagtagatattgcgggaaaggcggccgcggcaaggtcgttggtcaggcttcgtgatatgggctttctgactgcggacactctagccttcttaccagtttcgactttatcccggacagaaaaggttattgtatgccgataactgctccctatacaaccttcacctcAGTCATTCCGCCGAGAGAGGAGtgaggaagaggaattatctggggcatgggaccggttaacttgttcacggatgggtcgaagctgaaCGGAAAGATTGGTGGGGGGTCtgttgtcaagagctaaatataagccgcaagtttaagttggctgatcactgcggtgtattccaagcggaagttgctgcgattaaggatgcggtggatggaatactatccagtgctactacagttagagaatttaacatctactctgatagccaagcggctatcaaggccttgagctcaactacagtgtgatcgagggtggtctgggagtgcctgacctcgctttcgATTGCAtctaattattttacaattaagattatctgggtcccgggccatagtgatatcccgggtagcGAATCTCTTAGcctgcatcggtacaactgaaccgaatgaagatggctgtagggatttcgggattccgctggccacctgtggattgttcCTCCATAGCTggacctcgagtcagctcagcaaacgggcggacaccacgtcttgcagggtagcaagatctttctggccgaaagtagaTGGCAGGAGGTTTGcttaaataattgggttcaccaaggctcacctatcaatggtcattggggttttgacagggcactgtcccgtgggaatccatgcggtacctctcaatatactggaaactccatcctgctgcagctgtatggaggatgatgatgtgaattcaccaaatcactttaggcttgattgcccagcttttgcaagaactaggcgaaagtacttcggtcgcgactcacttggatctcccgaggatttatccaaagttgagatcggtattatTCGGAGCTTTGTGGTTTTTTTGGAACTGTCTTTTTGATTTTGTTATAATTTATTAAAACACAGTAAGTATTATAAAATGTTAGAACCATTAGCAACGGTGTTATGGGACTTTTAAAAATACGTAGGttagggctgagctggacactaaggtaccagctcactacttaggccaccaatgggcccattgtaataccctatacggtctcaaagggGACcgctaccctgcctaaagcgggtcaaaccacttcgtggaatttatatattttgctagagccttgacttcatagctagagacctc
The Eurosta solidaginis isolate ZX-2024a chromosome 5, ASM4086904v1, whole genome shotgun sequence DNA segment above includes these coding regions:
- the Pdi gene encoding protein disulfide-isomerase, producing MKLFFCSLLLLAVTWTHAGEAEVKSEDGVLVLTTANFKQVIEENEFVLVEFYAPWCGHCKALAPEYAKAAQNLSEKASPIKLGKVDATVESELAEQFQVRGYPTLKFFRSGTPVEYSGGRQAADIVSWVTKKTGPPAKDLNTVEEAEQFLKDNEIAVIGFFKNQDSDSAKAFVSVANALDTFVFAITGNDDVISKYEAKDGAVILFKPFDDKKSVFEGESDVENLKKFVQVQSLPLIVEFNHESASKIFGGSIKTHLLFFVSKEAGHIEKHVDPLKDIAKDYREDILFVTISADEEEHQRIFEFFGMTKEEVPTIRLIRLEEDMAKYKPESNDMSASTIKEFLQKFMDGKLKQHLLSQELPEDWDKNPVKVLVASNFDDVALDKSKDVLVEFYAPWCGHCKQLAPIYDQLAEKFKDNEEIVIAKIDATANELEHTKISSFPTLKFYRKGDNKVIDYNLDRTLDDFVKFLEAGGDVPPQASESEDEEVEEKPEEHTKDEL